The genome window TATACAAGCGAAGGTTCAAAAGTGACCAAATGCTATCAAAATTCAAAGGCCTATACCAATCTCAACCATATTCTAAGCAATCAAGGCCAAAAGGCTATCTATCACAACCAATAAGTTCTAGAACCATAAATCTCAAGTCTCCCCTACCAAACCACTGATTCGAACTTCATGCACCTTCAAGTTTCTTTGCCCCACGCAAGAAGGTGCGACCGATGCCTGAatggtaaaataattaaaccTTGCTACCCTTAAGACAAACACCAATCCCCAAGGTACAAATCTCTGTATTTTATCCCCGGGGACCTTTAGCAGTATTCATCCTAAGCAATAGCCCTCTCATTCTCCACCCTTGGCCTCAAGAACCACCCCCAAGTGTACGGAGCTCCGCATTTTCTCACCGGGGGCTAATGGTTCAAGACACCAAGCAGTGGCTCCCTCCCCTTCCACCCTTAATGTGATACCCCGGATTTGATTCAAGCCTTGAAGCCCGGTAATTGTTTCCAccgtgtaattaatttaatttaattgggctccgtTCCTTAAATAAAGATATATTTCCTATCCTGGGTTATTTATCTAATCAAAGGCCCAATTCCTTGATCTAATTTTATAAGGGATGTTCTTCATTTTGACCTTTTATTCCTTATAagtaaactaattatttaatggCCCAATCTTGGAAGGACCATGTTTACACTCACTaaattaatattgaatgtgGATGACCCATTTCTTGTAAATAAGCCCATGTCTTATTTTAACACcctaatatgatacatatattgtgtatgtaatgattttcctCCACCCATATAAAAAGTCTTGTACTAATGATCCCTAGCTCTTTCCTTTTCCTGCAAACACATTCCCTTCCACTCTTTCATCCCTTAAGAACCCTAAGCATACACTAGCCTTCAtttcttcaagatttcaagtcaagattgctcttttagggacCATAGCACTTGGGTAAGTATTTCTCCTTAGGAAGACTTCATCTCTCATCATGATTTCATAGTCTTTTACAAGTTCTTATTATATTCCTTTGgggatctttctttgggaaaaaggTGATCAAGAAGGTGGTGGTGGCTTGTGAGGTTGCGCCTAGTGTTGGAGATTGCTTGGTTTGATtagagcttcaagaggtaatcatccatgtctcactaaacctattttcactcatgaTCTATGTATATGACTTGGTGTTTGGAATCCtgtgaatttcttggggttttAGCCTTTGTTTGGATGATCTGTGAACCTATCttgtggattattggacttgtgttcattatcatTTTGTTGTGTTGAGTATgagtatttgttgttatggattACATGTATTATTTGACCTCTGTGATGTGTAATCTAAGTAATCTAAGCATATTTCGTATTCTGGATTGGATCATCGTGTATTTTGTTCTGAGTCTGGAATCTGTGTTGGGGTTGCACTTGCAGTGCACTTGgacggtataatgtgtcccgtcgAAGAGTTCCGCAAAGTGTCTAGTGGAAGGAAGTGGCGGAGGGTGTTGTTCCGTCGCAGTGGTCCGCCTCTTCATGAGGAAGAGTGCGGCGGACCCGAGTGTTCCGCTTGCGTGTTCCGTGAGGGTGAGCGGTGGGGCATGGCGGTCCAGTGTGTTCCGTTGATGTGTTCCTTTAGTACATTACTGGTTCCTTTCCAGTGAGTGTTTGACGGTCTGTTGACTCTGTTGTTTCATCCTTGATTCTGGAATGTGTCCTgaatatattattgagtattccACTTTGATTCTTGAGTACTTATTCATGATCTTTGGTCATTTATCTTGATTTGTTGAGTTAGTATGGTTGGTTgattccttggttattattcACACCAATTCAGATGCATCTTACTAACACCTATCTTTGTGACATCCTAAAAGTTCTTGATCAGATTTGTGTTCACATAGTCAGACGAGTTACTCTCTACAAATATTGTAGCAATCAGTTTGGCAAGACGACGCTTGAGCCATTCTCCTCCGTCCCTGCATTCCACCATTGCCTTACACAGTTTAGTAGGTGTTATACTAAGATTGGTCCTGCGCAATTGCTGCTTCCATTCTTCAACTAATGTAGTGTCTTCATCTCCTTTAGTTCTTTTCTCAATTCTGATATTTCCACGAGGGAACCCTAGTGTTAGGGCAAAATCTTCCTCTGTAATGTGCAACTCATTTCCATCTTGCACACATAGAGAACAGCTACGTGCATCAAAGTTGGTAAGGAGCCACCATGCTAGCTTGCTAAGTATTCTAGAAATATGCTGCTCTCTTAAGTGATCAAAACCCATCTCTCAAACTTTGGGATTGTGCatcatttaatttctttaaatgTTGTGTTAGTTGGTATGGGTTGCCCTTGTTGATAGTGATGGGTAAGTAGCATCAGAATACTCAGTGTCAGTGTTTCTGTCCTCATTTGGTTGGGAGTCTTCACTGCCTTCAACTTCTTAAGTATTCACATCTGGTTCTGATCTAGCGGATGGTTGTTCACTCTCTTCTAAGTCATCTTCAGGTGAGTTCTGAACTATTACTTTCTctggctgtttttttttttttttaattttttgcctGGCGCTTAGACTTTCTGGTCTCTTCAGTGCACCAATTTGCCCCTATAAGAGTTATTTACACAGTAGGCTTGCGAAATTAGTTACATTTATATGATCTATATTAGCATATAAGTATATGTACATTACAGAGTTAGAGTGATCATATCAAGTGCAAGTATATTATACACTAAAGTGCAACAATATAGATGGTAAAGTATATTATAGTTGTTGTAGAGTGAACATTATCTGTCACTTTGAGCCAGGCAAGTCTAGTTACACATTTACAGAAGACTACTTTCACACATAACGTAAACTACTTGCACACCACATTCTCCATAAACTTTGCATGCACATAGTGTGTTAATATTGACTAATCTATAACACAATTACTCTCACAGTGAAGTTTAGGTGGTCTACATTAACACATAAGAGTATGCACTTGCACAGTTATTTAAGGAAAGAAAATTATATGATAGatggtaaagaaggaaaatcattaaaaaaaatattaaaatcaaaataatatgaaccattcatctTAACAAACAATTACGcgaacattttttagttcccgtCGGGGGCCTaattttattggctcttattagatttGTGTAAAGAgatattaaaaagtatattaggtgtgtttggttcgcacatgggaattggaatcggaataggaatcaaatacttggtaatggtaataagttttggtgaaagtattttgcatgtttggtagtatgatGGAATTGATCGagatgattaccaatattgatgtttggtttgtGTGACCCTATTAtgggaataaatattttaaaaataaaaaaacaaaaaaatcaaggcaattaatcataatataatggcatacaaagcaccaatatgaacaaaaaatcaaaacaaaaatatgaggGATGTGACAGATGATGAGTGATAAGATGTAATGATACCCATTTTTAATTAACGAATGAAGTTTTTAAGGGAAGGTGTAATCAaattcatagttgtgttttataaGGCTACCCTTATCCCAGCAAGTGAACCCCTTTCAAGATGATGTGGAAGGTaatgtgaatttttattttaaatttttttttgttttattttgttagctTATGTGGCTTGCAAGCTTGCTATGATAGCAAGTTTGCaattgacttttatttctttttttttatttgttattttattattatatttataatataaaaggcCAGTAGGACTACTTTTGAAAGTAAAAAAAGTATTGCAAGGATATAGAGAAAATagtatagaatttataaatttaatgatGTGGAAGTAAGatccacttttgaaagtgagagagtattgtAGGGATAAGGATAACctaaagttgtcaaccaaacaatagctatgattttgatttccattttttatgtaaacccatgaaccaaacacacccattatttgtatactaaagatatattatttgattattgaatgtatattacttttatattataaaataatatacattcagtatacaaataatcactatgtttgacaaacctaGTTGAAAAGGTAATTGAAAgctggcaaacctagctgaaaaggtagctgaaactgaaaagctataagctcgaagctgaaatctgaagagctgttaaggtagctgttatgcttaaaagtgtttggtaaaattaaatatttgataagctgataaatgtaaaaagactaaaaaggacatcttcatacaatttaaatagttttaaatttaaataggtttgtttatatattaaaatataaaataataaaatcaatatattttaataaaatataaagtaagaacatatatttgaaaatatataaagtaaaacaaaatgtttataatttataagattagttcatacaaaaattaatgttcaaacacaaatgttaaattgaaattacaaccaaacatattgaagagaaaaggcCAAAAGGGTTATAATTGAGAGAAGTAAAGGATGTCATTcatttaaaataagagtttttcccaaaatggtccctcgactattgctcattctcaattttgcatttcgactttcaattgcacctaatgtggtccctcgactttcaaaaactcacccaatttggtcctccgttacatattccatcaaatcagtgttaaaatggagggcattttcgtccatttacctattgttagcctaataaacattaaaaaatagttgagggaccattttgagaatagtcaagggactattttgggaaaaactattttatttatttcatttttgtttattttcattttttagactctataaaattagaatttctatacaatttttttcttacaaatataaatagttaaaatcgtgcaatccatcctaaaaaaatgtatatttgtatttgtaaaaatgtatagaaattctaattttgtagagtctaaaaaatgaaaataaacaaaaatgaaataaataaaatagtttttctcaaaatggtccattgactattctcaaaatggtccctcaactatttctcaatgtttattaggctaacaataggtaaatggacgaaaataccctctattttaacactgatttgacggaatatgtaacggatgaccaaattgggtgagtttttgaaagtcgaaggatcacattaggtgcaattgaaagtcaaaatgcaaaattgagaataagcaatagtcgagggaccattttgggaaaaaactctttaaaataataaggataaagatggaaaaaagttaaaaagctactagcttatttttgaaaagctatctaaagtagtttttcaaaataagctcttattttgagaatattaccaaacagagcttatagcttattagtagcgtaaaataagctataagctcctaaataagctctgtcaaacagagcctaaatgtgtttaataaaattagctttttgataaagctgataaatgtaaaagactaaaaaggacatcttcataaaatttaaatagttttaaatttaaatatatttgtttatatattagtataatcatgatctagcatcccataatgaagtagcaatattgttgtGAATCTCCTTcttctcaataataataataatgataaaaataaatataataataataataataaataaataaataaataaagaaggaGAAGAGTTGCGGatataggagaagagaaaatggtATAATTGGGAGGGTacattatgttatttatttaaaataataaagatactaatggaaaaaaagttagcagactactagcttatttttgaaacgctacctaaagtagcgtttcaaaataaactcttattttaatctattggcttattttgagaacattaccaaacatagctatggctctgtttggtagagtttatagcttatttaagctactaataaactataagctctgtttagtaatgttcctaaaataaacTAGTAGTTTAAACTACGAGCtcattttgaaaagctacttaaagtagcttttcaaaaataagttagtagcttcttatcttttttttatttttatccttattattttaaataaatgacatcttttacccCTTACATTTAAatccttttgacattttctcttcaatatgtttggttgtaatttcaatttaacatttttgtgtttgaacattaatttttgtatgaactaattttatgaactataaatattttgttttactttatatattttcaaatatatgttcttactttatattttaataaaatatattggttttattattttatattttatattttaatatgtaaacaaacttatttaaatttaaaattatttaaattttatgaatatatcatttttagtctttttacatttatcagcttataaaaaatctaattttattacacttttaagcataacaactcttcagatttcagtttcTAACTTATACCTTTTCAAcctacttttcaattttcagctaccttttcagctatgATAGGTTTGGCAAACATAAATgtctttattatattaaaaatatatgttttatacttttatggaataaggttcaaattggccattgaacgtaacctgaaagtgcaattaggccactgaatgaaaaaaatgtgcaattaggccactgaacactccaaatgcatgcaatttcaccagaTAGTAGGTTACCTTCcttttcatcaggttgcctgcttacatgaatggtgaattgacattttaaaatatttttttaataataaactttaaaaaaatttaattaaaaatattaaaatattaatactaaaaattaaaaaagtaatattaaaaatatttaaaaaattaatattaaaaatattaaaaaaaataatatttaaaaattattattttttaatttttaattttttatatttataaattattttaaaatgccacatcaccatccatgtaagcaggcaacctgatgaaatggaaggtaacctgctacctggtgaaattgcatgcatttggagtgttcagtgacctaattgcacattttttttcgttcagtggcctaattacactttcaggttacgttcaatggcaaatttgaaccttattcctacttttatttattaaaggTTGACAGAAAATTTTGACATTCTTTTCTCAGACGGTTATTACGACGGGCAAGAGCTTAGATCCGGCGCCGATGCTTGGAATTTGTAGCCTAGGAACATCTCATCGTATAAGTATGTTTCCAGCTTATTCAGATTCATTAAGCTTGTAATTCCTACTTTCAAACAGAAATAGGGGTCTAATTTTCTGTATGTAATTTCTATAGATAATAAGAAAGGAaagttgcacttttcgtccctaagttatatgataatgataGATTTTGTCGTCCTTATTATGTGTTAATCActcacttttcgttcctaagttattATTGATGCTGCACTTTTTGTTCATTTacaaataaaacattagggacgaaatttacaattttagtataacacATGGATGAAAAGTAAGCACgaaaggacgaaaagtgtaacgccaatgataacttagggataAAAAGTAAGCATTATAAACACTCAAGgatgaattttacaattatcctataacttaagaggaaaaatgcaattttccatAATAACAATGTTGTAGAAGGCTAGGCGCTAGTCAGGCGTTTAGGGCGCCTAGTAGACgtgaccacggttcggttccggttcggttccggttccaaACCGGCGGTTCACGGTTCCACAATATTGcaaaccggaaccggaaccttatattaaggttccggttccggttcatGAACCGGCGGTTCCGATTAGAACCGCCGGTTctaacctcttttttttttttttttgtaaatatataatatataaatatctaatgtataatatataatataatatctaatgtatataatatatataatatataatatgtataatacgtaaatatatatatctaatatctaatatatatataatataatatctaatatatctaatatctaatataatatataatatatataatttacaatatatataatacgtaatatatatagttcatgGCTACTGCcataatatatttacatatataatatatattcatggcaGTTGGCAGTAGCCATGATTTCATGGCTACTGCCAACTGCATTTGCGTGCAATAGTCACGGTTCTGGAACCGGAACCGTCCGGTTCTGGTTCGGAACCGGCGGTTCCGGTTCCATAATTTCTAGAACCTTAACCGGAACCTTATGGGTTCCGGTTAGGAACCGGAACCGTACGgtcggttccggttccggttcggtTAGTACAGtgcacggttcggttcgaaccgaaccgtggtcatgCCTAGCGCCTAGTGCCCTAGGCAGTCTAGTAATCCGAGTATATAATTTTCAGTTTTTTCACTCAAGGCTAGGAGTTGTTAGATTGTTATAATCCCAAACTAGTTAACTGCATATGTTATATGGTGACttggaaaaatataaaaaatgagtAGTTAAGTAGGCAAAAAAATTACTTGACCAAATTGAGTGCCAACTAAGCCGAGTTAGGTGcccaactcggccgagttaggcgctcaACTCGATTGAATTGGTGACTACGATGTCTAGTCGGTCAGCCGACTAAAAATTATCTAGGGTTGAAATCGTCTCGATCTAGGGGCGCCTAGATGGCCGCATAGACctatttttacaacattgaataataattctttataaCAGCTAATCTGAGTAATCTCTATGTTCTCGGATGCTAAATACTGCATTTATATCATCCTTTCGTATCAACTAAGAAAAAAAGAGTATTAAAAACAGAACAAATATCCCACCTGTAGAAGCACTAATGAAGTTCAAAAATCCCACCATTTTGAAGTGCCACATGATTGGTCAAAGGGGATGTTTAAGCTACCACTGCACCACTGTTCAGGTGAGGCTAAAGGGCTGCCCCCTAGTTCCCCCAGGTTCAAGAACTCTGCTTCTTCTTTCTGCTTTAACTTTTCTGCTAATAAAGCCTTGTCTTTCTCTACATCCTCCTCAACCCTCACAATGCTTCTTTCCCCATTTACACTTTCTTTGGACTCATAGTTTGTGTCTTTGTTGTTTGAGCCACTAGGCATCTCCATGTCTTTTGTTTCTTGCCTCTTTTTCTGCCCTGCACAACCCTTCTCTAGTTCGCTCCGTAGTTTCTCTGACTATttgagcacaaaaaaaaaaagatgtttaAATCTTCCATTTGTTAGTTCACTGCTTAATTGTTGGGTAGAAGTCGGTAAAGGCCATATCTAACACTCGGTAGTTGGGGTTTATTAAACAGATCGAGACCACTAAATGGCTTAAAAAGGCCAGCACCCAGCATCTCGAAAAATATGCATGGTAGTCTATAAGGAAATAGAGTTGCGCTTTcgttactagctataacttttagcattagtggtaagcgcttgatagCAGAACTAACTGCAAGAGGTACTTTTTAAGTCTGTACCATATCCCGTTCGTACATACTGGGCCTGTCCagttaaggggcaaagtgctagccaaattgatttttccatacaagaggTGTCCAAATTCTCGACCTCTCATAAGGAATAAGAGTATACGGTCACTCACGCCATCCAAACTGGTTATTGATCCTAACATTAATAGATGAGAAGagggaaataaatatatacctGCATAAGCAAAGactctttttctttcttcaagcAATCAAACTGCACATTGAGGTTGTCAAATTTGGCTTTGAGGACTCTGTATTCTTCCTCTATTTGCTTGGATTTCCATCTGGCCCTTTTGTTCTGAAACCATATGGCCACTTGGCGAGGTTGCAGCCCCAAATCTCTGGCCACCTGAAGCTTCTTTTTGGTCTCCAGCTTTGTTTCCAGCTTAAAGATGGTCTCCAGTGACTTCACTTGTTCATTGCTAAACCTCTTACTATTtttactcttcttcttcttcgaccCCTTCTGGCACCCAACAGATTCATGGTTTTCCAATGCTTgatgctcttcttcttcttcttccattccTTGGATTCACACACACGATCCGATCGAATTGTTTCTGTGAGTAGATAGAGATAtgattgttgttattattattgatgttatgGATTACTACTGTTTGGCATTGAATGTGTGGGGTTCATTTTATACAAGGGAGAAGTATCTAAACTTGCTTTGGTGGCTTTCAAATGATTGGAACATTTggttttatttcaatatatatcGTGTAGGAATAGGATTTCTCCACCCTTTCATTTTACACATCTCTCCATCTTTGCAATTAATTTCTTCCCGGGCTTAGCCTAATTAGTTCGTCGCTTGACTTGTCATGATTGAAGGTCGTAGTGTGGAGGTTcgaatattaataaaaacatgtATGGGAAAAAAGTTCAAAGATGCTGAAAGATTTGTATTGCAATTAATTTCTTCTAGCTCCCGGGTTTAGTGTAGTTGGTTCCTGCCTGATTTGTCATGACTGAAGGCAGCAGTGTGGGGGTTCGAATCTCAGTGAAATCATGTATTGGAAAAAGTCTAAAGATGGTGAAAGATTTGTATTGCAATTAATTTCTTCTAGCTCCCAGGGCTTAGTGTAGTTGGTTCCTGCCTTACTTGTCATGACTGAAGGCAGCAGTGTGGGGGTTCGAATCTCAGTGAAATTATGTATGGGAAAAAGTCTAAAAATGGTGAAAGATTTGTATTGCAATTAATTTCTTCTAGCTCCCAAAGCTTAGTGTAGTTGGTTCTTGCCTGACTTGTCATGACTGAATGCCGCAGTGTGGGGGTCCGAATCTCAGTGAAATTATGTATGGGAAAAGTCTAAAGATGGTGAAAGATCTGGATTGCAATTAATTTCTTCTAGCTCTCGGGTTTAGCTTAGTTGATTCATTACTTGGCTCAAGAATAATGAAATGTTTGAATTGAATCTCTTATACTCACATGAAAACTTGTAACCGTGTATATGAAAATCAAACAAGGAAAGGAGCAAAGGAGATATACTTTAATGGGGGTGTCAAGAAGACAAGAAGGTTGTGGGATAATTGTCGCCTAATATTGACAAAAGAGGTTGCTTTTGACAATAGTCATACGatgtataattattaagttGGAGTGCTATCACTAACTTCTTCTGATTACAATTCAAACAGTCTAGGGATAGATTCAATGCAATACTGGATCATTTCATATTTGACGGAAAGCATATATGAGtacatttgtttgtttttgctGACTGAACATCCAAATTTTGTTGTCTTCCGGCTAAAGCTTTGCTTGTCAATGGCCCATTTCTTGACTCGGTTACCTCATTCTCATCTGTCATTGTTTCTGCTACCTCAAATGTTTCCTACATTGTACAGGTGTCAGTGCCTGCCTTGCTTTCTCTTTTGATATTTTAGCTACCTCATTCTCTAATCTCGCCACCATATTTGTTGGCTAGCTCTCTTTGGGTATTTCTATTTAccaatttcttttaaattttacgCAATTTCTTTTTGCTCATAGACTAATATttgccttcttttttttttttttttaaagaaggaaACTCATAACCATGCATTATCGATGATGTGAACTAAATAAATCCGTCTTGTAATCTTAACCAGTAAAGAAAGGACCATAAGGAGGTTGATTGAGTCAAAGACCTTATGATCAAACGTAGCCAtcctaagtgagaggtcacatgTTTGATTCCCAGTGAGGGCGTTGGTTCTTTTGGCTAAAAGATGGTAAAACACTCAATAGTATTGCTGCAATGGAGGAGGAGATTAGAATGATTCCTGGCTTTGATACCACTTTGTTGACTAAAAGATGGTAAAACACCCAGAGTATTGTGCTGGGAAAAATGATGATTATTCCATTTCTATGCTGGGAAAAATGATGATTataaatgatgatgattattcCAATTAACagagaaaataaatacacaattaatagagaaaataaataaaaaagataatgaCAGACAGACTCAAATCAACGGTCACGTCAATCATGTTGGTTAAGAGTTATGACTCTATTAGCACTTTAAACTGCTTgattagtttagattagaaaataaatatgtatgcaAAGATTCATATTCATAGACTTGAGATTCGAAATTTTTCTGGCATTTCATGGTTGGGAAATAAACCAAAGAGCATATATCATCCAAACCATCCATCTGGTAATAGATGTCAACTTTCCCCATGGCAAGATGCCTAATTAATGTTCAAAATACTAATTTCCCCTTGGAAAATGGAGTTTCTATTTTCGTATAGACTTCCAAGTTTTTTGCCCTTATCTTTTGGCTTTCATACGTAAATGACTTATCTTCTTTATATTTCCCTTCtcttaactctattataaaAACTAATTCAAGAGTAGAAATATGATTGCAATTTTATATGGAGCTGATGTGAAATAGGCGGGTCAAGTTCCCACGCGGATAGTGCTTTCCGTGTAACCATGCGGTCCTTAttattaggtatgcataaatgcaccacaaagtgttcagaaatgcaccattaggtgtggtgcGATGTGATACATTTTCTTTGGGTATGTGGTACATTTTGTGGTGCTGCATTCATTATGATGCATTTCTAAACACTTTGTGTTGcatttttgcatacctaataATGAATTTTACCGACCGTAAGGGAAGCACTGTCCGCATTTGATCCAGCATTAAGAGTccttattgatatatatatatatatatatatatatatatatatatatatatatatatNttttttttttttttttaaagaaggaaACTCATAACCATGCATTATCGATGATGTGAACTAAATAAATCCGTCTTGTAATCTTAACCAGTAAAGAAAGGACCATAAGGAGGTTGATTGAGTCAAAGACCTTATGATCAAACGTAGCCAtcctaagtgagaggtcacatgTTTGATTCCCAGTGAGGGCGTTGGTTCTTTTGGCTAAAAGATGGTAAAACACTCAATAGTATTGCTGCAATGGAGGAGGAGATTAGAATGATTCCTGGCTTTGATACCACTTTGTTGACTAAAAGATGGTAAAACACCCAGAGTATTGTGCTGGGAAAAATGATGATTATTCCATTTCTATGCTGGGAAAAATGATGATTataaatgatgatgattattcCAATTAACagagaaaataaatacacaattaatagagaaaataaataaaaaagataatgaCAGACAGACTCAAATCAACGGTCACGTCAATCATGTTGGTTAAGAGTTATGACTCTATTAGCACTTTAAACTGCTTgattagtttagattagaaaataaatatgtatgcaAAGATTCATATTCATAGACTTGAGATTCGAAATTTTTCTGGCATTTCATGGTTGGGAAATAAACCAAAGAGCATATA of Ipomoea triloba cultivar NCNSP0323 chromosome 3, ASM357664v1 contains these proteins:
- the LOC116014406 gene encoding homeobox-leucine zipper protein ATHB-12-like, which produces MEEEEEEHQALENHESVGCQKGSKKKKSKNSKRFSNEQVKSLETIFKLETKLETKKKLQVARDLGLQPRQVAIWFQNKRARWKSKQIEEEYRVLKAKFDNLNVQFDCLKKEKESLLMQSEKLRSELEKGCAGQKKRQETKDMEMPSGSNNKDTNYESKESVNGERSIVRVEEDVEKDKALLAEKLKQKEEAEFLNLGELGGSPLASPEQWCSGSLNIPFDQSCGTSKWWDF